A single window of Phyllostomus discolor isolate MPI-MPIP mPhyDis1 chromosome 13, mPhyDis1.pri.v3, whole genome shotgun sequence DNA harbors:
- the KCNJ5 gene encoding G protein-activated inward rectifier potassium channel 4, producing the protein MAGDSRNAMSQNMEIGVTPRDPRKIPKQARDDLPIATDHTRLLAEGKKPRQRYMEKSGKCNVHHGNVQETYRYLTDLFTTLVDLKWRFNLLVFTMVYTVTWLTFGFLWWLIAYIRGDLDHVGDKEWIPCVENLSGFVSAFLFSIETETTIGYGFRVITEKCPEGIVLLMVQAILGSIVNAFMVGCMFVKISQPKKRAETLMFSNHAVISMRDEKLCLMFRVGDLRNSHIVEASIRAKLIKSRQTKEGEFIPLNQIDINVGFDTGDDRLFLVSPLIISHEINEKSPFWEMSRAQLHQEEFEIVVILEGMVEATGMTCQARSSYMDTEVLWGHRFTPVLTLEKGFYEVDYNTFHDTYETNTPSCCAKELAEMKQEGQLFQYPPSSPLLESIAKAELEEEAEQDGEDGPEGLNGSRETRGLV; encoded by the exons ATGGCTGGCGATTCTCGGAATGCTATGAGCCAGAATATGGAGATCGGAGTCACTCCCAGGGACCCCAGGAAGATCCCCAAACAGGCACGCGATGACCTCCCCATCGCCACAGACCACACCCGCCTGCTGGCGGAAGGCAAGAAGCCCCGCCAGCGCTACATGGAGAAGAGCGGCAAGTGCAACGTGCACCACGGCAACGTGCAGGAGACCTACCGGTACCTGACCGACCTCTTCACCACGCTGGTGGACCTCAAGTGGCGCTTCAACCTGCTGGTCTTCACCATGGTCTACACCGTCACGTGGCTGACCTTTGGTTTCCTCTGGTGGCTCATCGCTTACATCCGAGGCGACCTGGACCATGTTGGTGACAAAGAATGGATTCCTTGTGTGGAAAACCTCAGTGGCTTCGTGTCTGCCTTCCTGTTCTCCATTGAGACTGAGACCACCATCGGGTACGGCTTCCGCGTGATCACGGAGAAGTGTCCGGAGGGGATCGTCCTCCTCATGGTCCAGGCCATCCTGGGCTCCATCGTCAACGCCTTCATGGTGGGGTGCATGTTTGTCAAGATCAGTCAGCCGAAGAAGAGGGCGGAGACCCTCATGTTCTCCAACCACGCGGTCATCTCCATGCGGGACGAGAAGCTCTGCCTGATGTTCCGCGTGGGGGACCTTAGGAACTCCCATATCGTGGAGGCCTCCATCCGCGCCAAGCTCATCAAGTCCCGGCAGACCAAGGAAGGGGAATTCATCCCCTTGAACCAGATTGACATTAACGTGGGCTTTGACACAGGGGATGACCGTCTTTTCCTGGTGTCACCCCTCATCATCTCCCATGAGATCAATGAGAAGAGCCCTTTCTGGGAGATGTCTCGGGCCCAGCTACATCAAGAGGAGTTTGAAATCGTGGTCATTCTAGAAGGCATGGTGGAGGCCACAG GCATGACTTGCCAAGCGCGAAGCTCCTACATGGACACAGAGGTGCTCTGGGGCCACCGATTCACACCAGTCCTCACCTTGGAAAAGGGCTTCTATGAGGTGGACTACAACACCTTCCATGATACCTATGAGACCAACACTCCCAGCTGCTGTGCCAAGGAGCTGGCAGAAATGAAGCAGGAAGGCCAGCTCTTCCAGTacccccccagcagccccctgctGGAAAGCATCGCTAAAGCAGAGTTGGAGGAAGAGGCTGAACAGGATGGAGAGGATGGACCCGAAGGGCTGAATGGGTCCCGGGAGACCAGGGGCTTGGTGTAA